Proteins from one Coturnix japonica isolate 7356 chromosome 5, Coturnix japonica 2.1, whole genome shotgun sequence genomic window:
- the CHP1 gene encoding calcineurin B homologous protein 1 isoform X2, translated as MGSRASTLLRDEEIEEIKKETGCKRAVVGVSHSQITRLYSRFTSLDKGENGTLSREDFQRIPELAINPLGDRIINAFFSEGEDQVNFRGFMKTLAHFRPIEDNEKSKDQNGSEPLNSRNSKLHFAFRLYDLDKDGKISRDELLQVLRMMVGVNISDEQLGSIADRTIQEADTDADGAISFEEFVKVLEKVDVEQKMSIRFLH; from the exons ATGGGTTCCCGGGCTTCTACGCTGCTTCGGGATGAGGAGATTGAAGAGATCAAGAAGGAGACGGGCTGTAAGCGTGCGGTGGTGGGAG tctcCCACAGTCAAATCACTCGCCTGTATAGTCGCTTCACCAGCCtagacaaaggagaaaatggcaCCCTTAG CCGTGAAGACTTCCAGCGGATTCCAGAGCTTGCCATCAATCCTCTGGGAGACCGAATTAtcaatgcctttttttcagAAGG AGAGGACCAAGTGAATTTCCGTGGATTCATGAAGACACTAGCCCACTTCCGGCCCATAGAAGATAACGAAAAGAGCAAAGACCAGAATGGATCGGAACCCCTGAATAGCCGAAATAGCAAGCTCCACT TTGCTTTTCGGTTATATGATCTAGATAAAGATGGCAAGATTTCCAGGGATGAGCTGCTTCAG GTGTTACGGATGATGGTTGGTGTCAACATCTCAGATGAGCAGCTTGGCAGCATTGCTGACAGGACAATCCAGGAAGCTGATACAGATGCGGATGGTGCCATCTCCTTTGAAGAGTTTGTAAAG GTTTTGGAGAAGGTGGATGTAGAGCAGAAAATGAGTATTCGATTTCTTCACTGA
- the CHP1 gene encoding calcineurin B homologous protein 1 isoform X3 yields MGSRASTLLRDEEIEEIKKETGFSHSQITRLYSRFTSLDKGENGTLSREDFQRIPELAINPLGDRIINAFFSEGEDQVNFRGFMKTLAHFRPIEDNEKSKDQNGSEPLNSRNSKLHFAFRLYDLDKDGKISRDELLQVLRMMVGVNISDEQLGSIADRTIQEADTDADGAISFEEFVKVLEKVDVEQKMSIRFLH; encoded by the exons ATGGGTTCCCGGGCTTCTACGCTGCTTCGGGATGAGGAGATTGAAGAGATCAAGAAGGAGACGGGCT tctcCCACAGTCAAATCACTCGCCTGTATAGTCGCTTCACCAGCCtagacaaaggagaaaatggcaCCCTTAG CCGTGAAGACTTCCAGCGGATTCCAGAGCTTGCCATCAATCCTCTGGGAGACCGAATTAtcaatgcctttttttcagAAGG AGAGGACCAAGTGAATTTCCGTGGATTCATGAAGACACTAGCCCACTTCCGGCCCATAGAAGATAACGAAAAGAGCAAAGACCAGAATGGATCGGAACCCCTGAATAGCCGAAATAGCAAGCTCCACT TTGCTTTTCGGTTATATGATCTAGATAAAGATGGCAAGATTTCCAGGGATGAGCTGCTTCAG GTGTTACGGATGATGGTTGGTGTCAACATCTCAGATGAGCAGCTTGGCAGCATTGCTGACAGGACAATCCAGGAAGCTGATACAGATGCGGATGGTGCCATCTCCTTTGAAGAGTTTGTAAAG GTTTTGGAGAAGGTGGATGTAGAGCAGAAAATGAGTATTCGATTTCTTCACTGA
- the CHP1 gene encoding calcineurin B homologous protein 1 isoform X1, producing the protein MLHTGANTSMSYKIGGIQDSEVIKNKVYRKNMAVVLLNKLVSHSQITRLYSRFTSLDKGENGTLSREDFQRIPELAINPLGDRIINAFFSEGEDQVNFRGFMKTLAHFRPIEDNEKSKDQNGSEPLNSRNSKLHFAFRLYDLDKDGKISRDELLQVLRMMVGVNISDEQLGSIADRTIQEADTDADGAISFEEFVKVLEKVDVEQKMSIRFLH; encoded by the exons ATGCTTCACACAGGTGCAAATACTTCTATGAGCTACAAGATAGGAGGAATACAGGACTCTGAAGTTATCAAGAACAAAGTCTATAGGAAGAATATGGCAGTAGTATTACTGAATAAACTAG tctcCCACAGTCAAATCACTCGCCTGTATAGTCGCTTCACCAGCCtagacaaaggagaaaatggcaCCCTTAG CCGTGAAGACTTCCAGCGGATTCCAGAGCTTGCCATCAATCCTCTGGGAGACCGAATTAtcaatgcctttttttcagAAGG AGAGGACCAAGTGAATTTCCGTGGATTCATGAAGACACTAGCCCACTTCCGGCCCATAGAAGATAACGAAAAGAGCAAAGACCAGAATGGATCGGAACCCCTGAATAGCCGAAATAGCAAGCTCCACT TTGCTTTTCGGTTATATGATCTAGATAAAGATGGCAAGATTTCCAGGGATGAGCTGCTTCAG GTGTTACGGATGATGGTTGGTGTCAACATCTCAGATGAGCAGCTTGGCAGCATTGCTGACAGGACAATCCAGGAAGCTGATACAGATGCGGATGGTGCCATCTCCTTTGAAGAGTTTGTAAAG GTTTTGGAGAAGGTGGATGTAGAGCAGAAAATGAGTATTCGATTTCTTCACTGA